A genomic region of Gemmata massiliana contains the following coding sequences:
- a CDS encoding chemotaxis protein CheW — protein MSSLDTHEPTELVTDGSQFLAFRLGEEEYGLEILRVQEIKGYSKITPLPNTPSEIKGVMNLRGSVVPVIDLRTRLGMRETEYTVFTVIIVVTVETKIVGLVVDAVSDVLNVEPEMVVPAPDLGAEVDVSFLTGIARTGDRLVSLLSIDKLVGSASVALDGALV, from the coding sequence GTGAGTTCACTCGATACACACGAACCGACCGAACTCGTAACCGACGGGAGCCAGTTCCTGGCGTTCCGGCTGGGTGAAGAGGAATACGGTCTGGAGATCCTGCGCGTGCAGGAGATCAAGGGGTACTCGAAAATCACCCCATTGCCCAACACGCCCTCGGAAATCAAGGGTGTGATGAACCTGCGCGGGAGCGTGGTCCCGGTCATCGACCTGCGCACTCGTCTGGGGATGCGCGAGACCGAGTACACCGTGTTCACCGTCATCATCGTGGTCACCGTGGAGACCAAGATCGTGGGCCTCGTCGTGGACGCGGTGTCCGACGTGCTCAACGTGGAGCCCGAGATGGTGGTCCCGGCCCCGGACCTGGGCGCGGAGGTGGATGTCTCGTTCCTCACCGGGATCGCGCGCACCGGGGACCGGCTCGTGTCACTGCTCAGCATCGATAAGCTCGTCGGCTCAGCTTCGGTCGCGCTCGACGGCGCACTTGTGTGA
- a CDS encoding sigma-70 family RNA polymerase sigma factor codes for MTNSRHGQLGRRLREIVADDARSDGQLLESYVHCHDAASFATLVRRHGPMVWGVCRRLLGDHHDAEDAFQATFLVLVGRPDAVVPRSRVAGWLYGVAYKIALKARGRTCRRRTRERLGLELPEPVAPVETDWSDLRPVLDRELSRLPERYRDAVLLCDVAGETYADAARRLGCPEGTLAARLSRGRALLAARLSRRGIALTVSALAAALPVAAEAGVPPSRVRSRTVDIAELVMSGGAAPTRVAALAHVGLKALVLSGYRSAVAGVFLLAALVGGATADPPAPARSPLPAAPAPRPVTPREGLILLTSFAADDAVELFKPDGTPARRPSVGELSGLWRPQYSPDGNRLAVAAIAATPQGSGPWSRNDLYILNLDSKNGPGEPLVADARCLSFAWHPDGTKLFVSHLPSDKANDSIDPDKVAPVRTWMFDLKTGKKTPLEVPEGHNVVDVSPDGKRLLTVTTTLKGIYPGQTYLVPIGAPKARLLTEARFSGLRFSPDGKSVLGLRIELKDRNPPELTLAVLAVADGSEQVVELPKNATGVYHACWSPDGRRVAFHWLEEVPLDPNAPPPVGDARGYAGRVTIADRDGSNPKTILISDGKRTISGLDWK; via the coding sequence ATGACAAATAGCCGACACGGCCAGTTGGGCCGACGCCTCCGCGAAATTGTCGCAGACGACGCGCGCTCCGACGGTCAGTTGCTTGAAAGCTACGTCCACTGCCACGACGCCGCCTCATTCGCCACTCTTGTCCGCCGGCACGGGCCGATGGTTTGGGGGGTGTGCCGGCGGTTGCTCGGCGACCACCACGACGCCGAAGACGCGTTCCAGGCCACGTTCCTCGTCCTCGTCGGGCGTCCGGACGCGGTTGTCCCGCGGAGCCGGGTGGCCGGTTGGCTTTACGGAGTGGCGTACAAAATCGCACTCAAGGCCCGCGGACGGACATGCCGTCGGCGAACCCGCGAACGGCTCGGGTTGGAGCTCCCCGAACCGGTCGCGCCAGTCGAGACTGACTGGTCCGACCTGCGGCCCGTTCTGGACCGCGAGCTGAGCCGACTGCCGGAACGGTACCGGGATGCGGTCCTGCTGTGCGATGTGGCGGGCGAGACCTACGCCGACGCGGCCCGCCGGCTCGGTTGTCCGGAGGGCACGCTCGCGGCCCGACTGAGTCGCGGGCGCGCGCTCCTGGCGGCCCGGTTATCCCGGCGCGGAATCGCGCTCACCGTGTCGGCTTTGGCCGCGGCTCTTCCGGTAGCTGCGGAGGCCGGTGTGCCGCCGAGCCGGGTGCGTTCGCGAACCGTCGATATCGCGGAATTGGTGATGTCGGGCGGAGCGGCCCCGACTCGAGTCGCCGCACTCGCGCACGTTGGACTAAAAGCACTGGTACTCAGCGGTTACAGATCGGCAGTTGCGGGAGTCTTCTTGTTAGCGGCACTGGTCGGAGGTGCAACCGCGGACCCACCGGCCCCGGCCCGATCTCCGCTTCCCGCCGCCCCAGCGCCCCGCCCGGTGACCCCACGAGAAGGGTTGATCCTGCTCACGTCGTTTGCGGCCGACGACGCGGTCGAGTTGTTCAAACCGGATGGCACCCCGGCCCGCCGCCCGTCGGTGGGGGAGCTGAGCGGTCTATGGCGCCCTCAATACTCCCCCGACGGGAACCGGCTGGCGGTCGCTGCGATCGCCGCGACCCCGCAGGGATCTGGCCCGTGGAGCCGGAACGATCTGTATATATTGAACCTCGACAGTAAGAACGGACCGGGTGAACCGCTGGTGGCCGACGCGCGGTGCCTGTCGTTCGCGTGGCACCCAGACGGGACCAAGTTGTTCGTGTCGCATCTTCCCTCAGATAAGGCGAACGATTCGATAGACCCGGACAAAGTGGCCCCAGTGCGGACGTGGATGTTCGATCTGAAGACGGGAAAGAAAACCCCGCTCGAAGTGCCGGAGGGGCACAACGTCGTTGATGTGTCTCCCGATGGGAAGAGGCTCTTGACGGTGACCACGACTCTCAAGGGCATCTACCCAGGCCAAACGTATTTGGTACCCATCGGTGCCCCAAAGGCCCGGCTCCTGACCGAGGCACGGTTCAGCGGGCTGCGATTTTCACCGGACGGGAAGTCGGTACTCGGGCTCCGGATCGAACTAAAGGACCGGAATCCACCCGAGCTGACACTTGCGGTCCTCGCGGTTGCTGATGGATCGGAGCAGGTGGTCGAGTTGCCAAAGAATGCGACCGGAGTGTATCACGCGTGCTGGTCCCCGGACGGCCGGCGGGTGGCATTCCATTGGTTGGAGGAGGTGCCGCTCGATCCAAACGCTCCGCCCCCAGTTGGAGACGCGAGGGGGTATGCCGGACGTGTGACTATCGCTGACCGGGACGGGTCGAATCCAAAAACGATCCTGATCTCGGATGGGAAGCGAACGATATCAGGTCTCGATTGGAAGTAG